Below is a genomic region from Longimicrobium sp..
CTTTCTTTTCTGGACTTTCGATTACGACCGGATTCGAACCGTGACCGATACGACGACCGCCACCGCGCCCGTGGGCGTGTTCACGCGCGACCAGGTGCACATCCTGGGCGCGCGCAAGCTGGAGCCCGACTGGCTGCTCGAGGCGCGGCTGGCCGGGTACGACGCCTTCGCCGCCGCACCGATGCCCAGCCGCGCGGAGGAGGACTGGCGCTACTCGTGGCAGAAGCTGGGGAAGGTGCTGGACTTCGAGGCCTACGCCTTTCCCGAGGAGCGCGGCCCCGTCTCCGCCCGCGAGCAGCTTCCCGCGGCGCTCCAGGCGCTGATGGGCGAGGACCGCGTGGAGGGCGAGGCGCGGCTGGCGCAGGTGGACGCCTCCGTGGTCTGGCGCGAGCTCCCCGACGACCTCGCCGCGCAGGGGGTGGTCGTCACCTCGCTCGAAGCGGCGGTGCGCGAGCACCCCGAGCTGGTGCGGAAGCATCTCGGCACCGCGGTGAAGCCGGAGATCGGCAAGTTCGCGGCGCTGAACGCGGCGTACTGGACGGGCGGACTCTTCGTCTACGTCCCCCGCAACGTGAAGGTGGAGCTGCCGCTGCGCGCCTACCGCTGGATCGGCGACGCGGGCACCGCCGTCCTCGGCCGCACGCTGGTGATCGCCGAGGCGGGCGCCGAGGTGGCCGTGGTCGACGAGCTGGGCTCGGGCGACTTCGGGCGCACCGCGCTGCACGCCGGCGCGGCGGAGATCTTCGCGGACGAGGGCGCCACCGTGGTCTACACCTCCGTCCAGCGCTTCGGGCGCGGCGTGGTGCATCTCCAGACCGACCGCCTCGTCGCGGGGCGCGACGCGAAGATCACCATGCTCTACAGCACCATGGGCGCCGACTTCGCCCGCGTCGACGCGCAGTGCGCCATGCGCGAGCCGGGGAGCCACGTGGACATGCTGGGGATCTACATCGCCCAGGGCGACCAGCACTTCGACCACGAGACGCTGCAGGACCACGTGGCCCCGCACGCCAGCAGCAACCTGCTGTTCAAGGGCGCGCTGGACGACGAGGCGCGGTCCGTCTTCCGCGGGCTGATCCGCGTGCACCCCAGGGCGCAGCGGACCGACGCGTACCAGACCAACCGCAACCTTGTGCTGAGCTCCAAGGCGCGGGCGGACAGTCTCCCCAACCTGGAGATCCAGGCGGACGACGTGCGCTGCTCGCACGCGGCCACGGTGGGCGAGCTGGACGAGGAGGAGGTGTTCTACCTCCGCTCGCGCGGCATCCCCACCACCGAGGCGGTGCGGCTGGTGGTGTTCGGCTTCTTCGCCGAGGTGCTGGACCAGCTGCCGATGGAGGGCGTGCGCCGCGAGCTGCTGGCCACGGTGGAGCGCAAGCTGGCGCGGAAGGGCTGAGCGACGCGGTGGCGTTCGTGAAGGTGGCGCCGCTCTCCGCGCTCCCGGAGGGCGGCGCGCTGGGCGTGGAGGTGGCCGGGCGGCGCATCGCGCTGGCGCGGGTGGACGGCGAGGTGTACGCGTTCGCCGACAACTGCTCGCACCGCGACTTTCCGCTCAGCCACGGCGAGGTGGACGCGGAGGCGCGCACCATCACCTGCGAGTGGCACGGCGCCGCCTTCTGCCTGCGCACCGGCGAGCCCCTCTGCCCGCCCGCCGTCCGCCCCATCGCCGTCTACCCCGCGAAGATCGAGGACGGCGCGGTGTGGGTGGAGATCGGCGACGAGCCCGCGCCGGCGGCTCCGGTGGGCGGGCTGCGGAGTCTGGGAATCTAGGACCGTTCGGTTTGGTCCACCCATCGTCCATCCGATCCTCGACGCGGGGACGGATGCGCGGACCCACGGTGAGTAGCCGCGAGCGAAGCGAGCCTCCGTCCCTCCCCCAGTCGGTTTGGGGGGAGGGACAGGCGCGAAGCGCCAGGGAGAGGGCGCTCGCCGGGCAACTGGCGGAGCCGGCGCATCTCCCGCGCGCCCGACCATCTTCACAGCAGGTCCCGAGCATGACCCTCTCGACGCTCGAAACCGTATCGCCCGCATCGCCCGCGCTGGACGTGGAGCGCATCCGGGCCGACTTCCCGATCCTGCACCAGGAAGTCAACGGCCATCGCCTTGTCTACCTCGACAACGCCGCGTCGACGCAGAAGCCGGCGGCCGTGATCGAGGCCATCGACCGCTTCTACCGCCGCGACAACGCCAACGTCCACCGCGGCATCCACGAGCTCTCGCACCGGGCCACCGAGGCGTACGAGCAGGCGCGCGGCAAGGTGGCCCGCCTCCTCGGCATCGAGGACGAGGGCGAGCTGGTCTGGACGAAGGGGACCACCGAGGGGCTCAACCTCATCGCCTACACCTGGGGGCAGGCCAACCTCCGCGCGGGCGACGAGATCCTCCTCTCCGTCCTCGACCACCACTCCAACCTCGTCCCCTGGCAGCTGCTGGCGCAGAGGACGGGGGCCCGGCTGCGCTTCCTGGACATCGACGAGCAGGGGCGGCTGGACCTCTCCGCGCTCGACGACCTGCTGACCGAGCGCACGCGGCTGGTCTCCATCAACCACATCTCCAACGCGCTGGGGACGATCAACCCCGTGTCGGAGATCGCCGCCCGCGCGCACGCCGTGGGCGCGGTGATGGTGGTGGACGGCGCCCAGTCCGCCCCCCATCTCCCCGTGGACGTGCCCTCGCTGGGATGCGACTTCTACGCGTTCAGCGGCCACAAGATGTGCGGCCCCACGGGGATCGGCGGGCTGTGGGGGCGGCGCGAGCTGCTCGAGGCCATGCCGCCCTTCCACGGCGGCGGCGACATGATCGACCTGGTGGAGCTGGAGCGCTCGACGTACGCGCCGCTGCCGCTGAAGTTCGAAGCAGGGACGCCGCATATCGCGGGCGCCATCGGCCTCGGCGCGGCGGCGGACTACCTGGCGTCCGTCGGCCGCGACGCGATCCTCGCGCACGAGCGGCACCTGATGGCGTACGCGATGGAGCGCTTGGGCGAGATCCCCGAGCTCACCATCCACGGTCCGCGCGACCCGGCGGAGCGCTCGGGGGTGGTCAGCTTCACCCTGGCCGACGTGCACCCGCACGACCTCGCGACGATCCTGGACGGCTACGGGATCGCCATCCGCGCGGGGCACCACTGCTGCCAGCCGCTGATGCGCCGCCTCTGCCTCCCCGCGACCGCGCGCGCGTCGTTCTACCTCTACAGCGGCACCGACGACGTGGACCGCCTGGCCGACGCGCTGCACAAGGCGCGGGAGATGTTCGGCTACTGAGCATCATCTCCACGAGATCGTTAGATTGAGACTGCGCCGGCGCGCCTCCGCGTCCGGCGCAGCTTCGTGGAATGGAGAGCACGAATGAGCCTTCCGCTCGACGCGGTCTACCAGGAAGTCATCCTCAAGCATTACCGCAGCGCCGCGCGCCGTGGCGACATGGACGCGCCCGACGCCGTCGTCACCATGCGCAACCCCACCTGCGGCGACGACATCGTGCTGCAGTTGAAGATGAGCGGCGAGCGCATCGAGGACGTGCGCTTCAAGGGGCAGGGGTGCGCCATCTCGCAGGCGTCGGCGTCGATGATGAGCAACCTGATCGCCGGCAAGACGTTCGCCGAGGCCGAGCCGCTGCTGGCGCGCTTCCGCGAGATGATCCACGGCGACGCCGAGGCCGCGCGCGACAAGACGCTCGGCGAGTTGCGCGCGCTCTCCGGCGTGTCGCGCCTGCCCCGGCGCGTGAAGTGCGCGATGCTGCCGTGGGACGCGCTGGAGGAAGCGCGCAAGCAGGTCGACGCCGCGGAGTGATCTCGCGGAGTGACATCGCCAGAGGAAAGATGGAGGGCCGCATTCCACGCGGGGTGCGGCCCTTCTGCGTTGGGGATGGCCGGGGTGGCCGGGGTAGCTGGGCGAATGAATTCACGGCAACAAGGGCACAAAGTCCCTTCGGGACTGCGGAGCAGGCATCCCGGCGTCTGGACGGACTTCCTCCTGCCGCGAGTCCGCGAAGGCCTTGGGAACTCGCACGAACACCGCGTCCGCAGTCGCGCAGCGACTTTGTGCAGTGGTTGCCGTGAATTTATTCGCTCGGCCACAGCCCCAATCGGCACCCTCCCGCGATGGCGCCGGTTTGCTTATCTTCTTGATCCCCTGAGACTTCCGGAGACCTCCCACCATCCTCCCTCCCATGCCAGACAACAAGTCGATGAAGCGGGCGCTCGCGGCCGCGGCGGTGGCGGTGCTCTGCCTGCTGGGCCTCATCACCCTGCTGATGATCGGCGCGCTCAACACCGGCCTGCCGGGGCTCGTGGCGGGGATGGTGATGGCGGTGCTGCCGGTGCCGTTCTACGTGGCCCTGGCGCTGTGGGTGGACCGCTACGAGAGGGAGCCGCGCTGGATGCTGGCGGCCGCCTTCCTCTGGGGCGCCACCGGGGCGGTGTTCTTCGCCTTCATCTTCAACTCCATCGCCAGCGTCTTCTTCGGAGCGATCGGCGGCGGCAACGCGGCGCAGCTGGGCGGCAGCGTG
It encodes:
- the sufD gene encoding Fe-S cluster assembly protein SufD, which translates into the protein MTDTTTATAPVGVFTRDQVHILGARKLEPDWLLEARLAGYDAFAAAPMPSRAEEDWRYSWQKLGKVLDFEAYAFPEERGPVSAREQLPAALQALMGEDRVEGEARLAQVDASVVWRELPDDLAAQGVVVTSLEAAVREHPELVRKHLGTAVKPEIGKFAALNAAYWTGGLFVYVPRNVKVELPLRAYRWIGDAGTAVLGRTLVIAEAGAEVAVVDELGSGDFGRTALHAGAAEIFADEGATVVYTSVQRFGRGVVHLQTDRLVAGRDAKITMLYSTMGADFARVDAQCAMREPGSHVDMLGIYIAQGDQHFDHETLQDHVAPHASSNLLFKGALDDEARSVFRGLIRVHPRAQRTDAYQTNRNLVLSSKARADSLPNLEIQADDVRCSHAATVGELDEEEVFYLRSRGIPTTEAVRLVVFGFFAEVLDQLPMEGVRRELLATVERKLARKG
- a CDS encoding cysteine desulfurase, which translates into the protein MTLSTLETVSPASPALDVERIRADFPILHQEVNGHRLVYLDNAASTQKPAAVIEAIDRFYRRDNANVHRGIHELSHRATEAYEQARGKVARLLGIEDEGELVWTKGTTEGLNLIAYTWGQANLRAGDEILLSVLDHHSNLVPWQLLAQRTGARLRFLDIDEQGRLDLSALDDLLTERTRLVSINHISNALGTINPVSEIAARAHAVGAVMVVDGAQSAPHLPVDVPSLGCDFYAFSGHKMCGPTGIGGLWGRRELLEAMPPFHGGGDMIDLVELERSTYAPLPLKFEAGTPHIAGAIGLGAAADYLASVGRDAILAHERHLMAYAMERLGEIPELTIHGPRDPAERSGVVSFTLADVHPHDLATILDGYGIAIRAGHHCCQPLMRRLCLPATARASFYLYSGTDDVDRLADALHKAREMFGY
- a CDS encoding SUF system NifU family Fe-S cluster assembly protein, giving the protein MSLPLDAVYQEVILKHYRSAARRGDMDAPDAVVTMRNPTCGDDIVLQLKMSGERIEDVRFKGQGCAISQASASMMSNLIAGKTFAEAEPLLARFREMIHGDAEAARDKTLGELRALSGVSRLPRRVKCAMLPWDALEEARKQVDAAE
- a CDS encoding non-heme iron oxygenase ferredoxin subunit, giving the protein MAFVKVAPLSALPEGGALGVEVAGRRIALARVDGEVYAFADNCSHRDFPLSHGEVDAEARTITCEWHGAAFCLRTGEPLCPPAVRPIAVYPAKIEDGAVWVEIGDEPAPAAPVGGLRSLGI